Sequence from the Rutidosis leptorrhynchoides isolate AG116_Rl617_1_P2 chromosome 3, CSIRO_AGI_Rlap_v1, whole genome shotgun sequence genome:
GCTATTGCTTATTACCTATGCCGTTTCTAAAATTGATCGAGAACCCACCACATACATTTGTAGATTTGGGCCGACATACTTATGTTTTCTTTATGGGCCGAGGAATTTTTTTTGTGTATTGTTAGGCCGAGATCCAATTTCTAAACGGACCAGTTAATCTAAATTAATTATAGATTAGCCCAATAATCCCTCTTGtagctgttatattttttttttcttctgtgaAGATGACGTTGAACAACAAGGATTATGATGATAGATTATGATGGTGAATGACGTTAACGATATGATGATGAAGATATTGTTACACGATGCGTAATGATACAAATACATAAATGATGATAAACGATGATATGATGATCAGATAAAGGTGATAATTTTAGGAtttatgattaagatgatgatcttGATGATGATTGTGATGATAAAGATGGCGATATGATACAAGAACGATTATAGTGAGGTTGATGTTAGTGATTAAAATGAGTCTTGATGATACGAAGGAAACGAAAATGATGATAACTGATGATGATATGTATACCGTAtgatgtatgatgattttgtgaaatgaagaacatgataatgatgatgatagtgtTTAGATGATAAGCTTATGATGATGGTGATGCGAAATAGATAAGGATGATATGTGATGTTCATGAATGAGAGTATTGAAGATGACAGAAAAATCGAGTTAAATAAAATCAAGATATAAATATAAACAGATAGACAGATTTGGGGTAATGGTTAGGGTGTGgttgtgtgagcgggaggtcgcgggttcgagtcccctcccaggctgtttatattttttttatgcttctaaggtataatttgatatttttattattattaatatgattgttgttattattattattattactgtactaacataaatattatatttattattatcattaaaataagtattatgattatcattactattattattattattaatactattattagtattatcatcaaaatattcattttattttattttattattattaacaaaagtatttttattaaaattatcattttcattattgttataagtatgattatcattaaaaactatcattattgttattatcaacattactactaatattactatcattataagtattattatttttagaatcataattattattattattatcattattaagtatagttactaatattattattataaaacaatacaactttttagttaatattattaatattattttatcaaatgatttttagttatataaacactattgttaatacatatgacatatctatattaacgttttataataaatactaattatttagttaaaatacataaaataaaaatatttacattaattattgataaaacatataatttattaaaataacaattaaatcactaaataaaatataaaattgttcgattaccattacatgtgttaatatatgtaatttaatataggttcgtgaatccgaggccaaccctgtattgctcaatatagtcatatgtatttttactacaaaatacattaggtgagtttcatttgctccctttttaattgcttttgcaatatataattttgggctgagaatacatgcgctgcttttataaatgctttacgaaatagagacaagtgattaaaaataatattctgcggattgatgtgctaggtaatttagttacatgttataagagcatgtaagcgcgaatcctaaagatagatctatcgggcttaacacccccatcctgtaggctgcactagacataagaactagtgggcggatgtttagtacttcgaggattatttatacacttgcgattgtacatatccatctttgcgaagatgacttattatgttattgttaaggttggttactgaggcctcaacataagcagaacggttttatacacttgcgagtgtacatatatttataaacggaaattttgtggtctattaatatattaaaatgattgttatgataaacctatgaactcaccaaccttttggttgacactttaaagcatgtttattctcatgtatgaaagaaacatttcactgtgcatttgctcattttaaagatattatttggagtcgatcatcgcaatggaatcagctgttgaagacttcgtccagatggattaggacgagtcactaCACCAATTTTACGAAGCGAACAGGGACTTCAAAATCGATAACACGGCCCTGCAAAAAAGCCtaattttattttcataaattttttttttctttatatatttgCAAATATTCATCGTTATCATTTGATGTTTGATTACGCCAGACACAACCAGGTCTGTAAACCTTCACCGAAATCTTTGTAAGATTTGGGTTTTAGACCCCAAAATTTTTCGTTTGGTAGATGGGTCTCAGACCTAACCGATGTTACATGACCAAATTTTGCAGGTTGTTAAAGCACAAGGAGTCGACCTTCGGCATCGGATGTCGTCTGACTCCGGGTCGGCGTTAGGATGCCAATTTCGAAAATccgaattttaaatataaataatattgaaaaataatacaattaatactaTTGTATCTTGTAAATACAACTTAAATCTTTCATTTttcacattttcaaacaattctctCAGCTCTTCCCCAACAAAAATGTCGTACCAAAATAATGCAAACCATCCAAATAACTTGTACAGTTCGAACAATCCATTCTCAATATCAATGGAATCCATTTGGTCTGTTTCAAGTTCCTCGTACGCCTAACTCTTTCGTTGATCAATTTGGTTAGTTTCAAAGACAAATGTCTCAAACCCAATTGTCGAATCCCAAGGAGATTAATGAATTTTTTGCGTTGAAGTCCGATAAAAAAACCGATTCAAACTTGCAATTCTTTCAAGACCAGGTACCTACACCAACGTCCCAACGAACACGAGATAAACGAAAGGGAAAAGTGGTTGAAGAAGAACGGAGTGGTAATGGGAAAGGGAAACGAGGTGGTGTCATATATTATCAACTCATGGGATGAGCACGACGAGTTACACTTGGCCAAAAGTTGGATTATGGTTTCGGAGGATTCAAAACGAGGAAACAATAACATATGTCTTGTTATAGCCGAACTAGTGTGCAACAATTGATGCAGTCTATTATTCACTTATTCTGTACTTAGCTGCAATTTGGGTCAGCACTTAAGCACattatattatacggagtataaTATAATCGCATTATGAGATCCTGGATTTTATTAGAAAAATTTTGAAGATGTTGGTAAGCAAGAAATTGAAAGGGAGTGACACGATTGGGGAAAGTAATTTTGTATATACATATTGATCAGAGGTGATAAATCCACATATAATTTTGATAAATTCACTCATAATTATGCACAACATGTATGTATAGTAAAAGTACTTAATGCATGATATGATCAGTgactttatcaaaatatattagtgGATATATCATTCCTATACTGGTAAAAGATGACAATGGTGTACAGAGGCAATAAATCAAGGAATCGATAGCAGATGATGACGCCACTCATCAATAAATCCCATTTTATCAGCTTCCATACTTGGTAACTCCCATACTTCAAGTCTTCTTAGTATCTCTTCCGTTCTACCAAACAACTTGGCGGCGGCCTTAACACTACTCTCTCGTATCTCTATGTCTCTTTCACGACACTTCATCTTTATGACTTGTGGCATGTTAGTAAAGCACGCACACAATATGTCTGCAATCATGCTAGATAACAACCCAAACAACTCTTGTTTGCTAATCTTTTCACCATTGACTTGGTAGTTACACAAGATTGTTTGTGCAGTACGATACATCGAATTAGCAACTATAAACTTCTTAGGAGTGTTCATCATTATTACCTCTTTATTCGTAGTCTTATTGATTTCTAAAACTATTTCTTTTCCTTTATTTGCAAACCATTCAAGAATCTCGACATATGTTTTACCTCTAAAAGCACTTTCTTCGATCGTGTTTTCCAACCACATGCACTTCTCTTCAACCTCATGCCACAAAGTCATAGCCGCCTTTTGTATATTTCTATATTCACTTGTATCATTGATGATTTCTTCCACTTGATGCGTATACGAAAGACCTTCACGGACATTCTTGAGCAACCTATCAACATTTTTCTTTGAAATATTAGGGAGAGAAATAGCAATGCATGTTAAAGTCACTACCGGTAAGCTCCAACTGTTAACAAGTTTAACAGAAGTCAAATGTTCAACTTGATCAATGTCAAAGTTCTTTACTCCGTTAAATCCAGTAGAAGTGTCGAGAAACACCATAAGATCTTTATTCTGTTCCTTATCCACCTTTTGAATCATGTAATTATCCAAAGCATTTGAAATGTGATTTAGCATCCTGTCACTAAGCTCCATCTCATCTTCTAGTTGCAAAACATAATCTCTAAGGCCTTTGTGTACATCATCTATCACTGGGAGAGTAGGAAGCGTAAATAGCATGCCCACCAACAACTTCCAACAGTATGAACCATACACGACAAAGATTATAAGGACTATTGGAATAAGCCTCATCATTTTGCTTGATACAACAATAATGCTCTGAATTCCAATGCAAATCTCTATAATGAGGTTTTTCATATTATTGACAATAGCTTTTGACCAAGAACTACCTGATCGGAAAGTTGTATGGCTTTCTTTCCACTCACGCAACGTCTGAATCCAATATTTCTCTACTTTGAAGATCATAAAATGGTTGTTATTCCACTTAATGAAAAAATTAAAGTTGGAGATAGTAAAACATCTGCATATTGGAGCAATGCTACCAATTACGACTCCAACAAATTGTGTTATATAAATGAAAAAAAGTGACCATTTATAGTCTGTCGTCTCCTTGGTTAGATTCCCACGTTGCTTCACCTCTAGCATTACATTTAGCTCAATGAACAGAATAACTACACAAATAATGCCAGAAGTGGAGGATAAAGGATTACTAGCCTTCACAAATTGAGGGCTACCACTTTCGGCCATAACCCAGTTTCTTCTAACATATTTCCTTAGTTTATCAACCATAGACGCTAACTTATCTTGATCGTCTAAATTTTCTTTATCTATGGCTCGATACTTCAATTCTAGCATTCTCTTATAGGAAGGAATTGTTATAGCTGAAGAAATCGTGATTATTAATAACCACAATAACATAGCCACATAGATGCATGTGACTATCACTAAATTTGTAGGCATGCCATCAATGGTTGAGTTTATAACACCGGTACTAATCTGGATGCAAATATTTCCAATAATTGTAATAACGAGAATAACCAAACCTATGACGTTCGCAAGAAGTGTCTTGTTGTCCATAGACGCCAAAGAAGACATTAAGTTAGTCATCATCGTGCACATGAAGGCTACACTTCCTAATTTGGTTGCTTGGTCCAAGTAACTTGGCATGTAAGTATTAAGATCCACAGACAATTTCATTGCGACACTTATCACTGTAATAGAAGCGGCATTGAGTGTAAAATATTTAGACGGAAACCACATTTTTTTATTTCTAAAACCATGCAACAAATCAGCCCCCATGGCAATGATGCACAAAATTGATGCTGCAGCGATGTAGATGCCAATCCACACCATTGGTTTGCTATAGTTGTTCGCAAGTTCCAAATAGAAACAATATAAATTCAAGGAGTATAAAGTGTCTCCTGTGAGGTTTGCAGATACAACTTCTTGATACTCTTCTTGTTGAAGTAATGGATTCACAATACTGTAACAATCAACTAATGAGCTAGTCTTCATGTTTATAACTTTAAAAGCTAGATAATGGCTAATttgttgtttttttctttttaatgaGATGTGAAGAAGATAGACATCTCTTATATAACAAGTCATAATCTGTAACACATATTAAAAGGAGAGTTGGACATTGATGACAATAGATGTTCACTAAAATAATGTTGTTAATGAAGATTAATTAATAGGTTAGTATACAAACCACTCAACCATTTTTTATAACCACTTCCTTACCTTAGATACAACAACTCTGACATTTTCTGATTGGGACATTTAGCGAGAAACAAGTCAACTCTTGCCAGTAAACAAATAACCGCCGGTTGGTACGGACTTGATCCAGCAATTCTATGGACCATAGTAAGGATGAGGAATATATGTTATTGAGAAGTCAACCATACTATAGGGGACATAATGTGACATTGTCCAGGGGCGGGAAGCGTATATAGTGTAGATATATAGAGCCGTGAATTCTGTTACTCATTTAAAAACAGTGTAAAACTCTTTCTTGTAATCGCTTTAATTCAAGCTTTGTAATCAACGAGTTTGGAAGGTCATGCAtttgttttttaaaaaatttagaaaaaaaaaaaaaagtagaaaaatgaCAAAAATAGATGAGGTCAATACGACATCAGTTGACGTCAGCAAAGCGCCACTGTGCACTTTAGTTTATGTAGTTGTAAATTTCTTTGAATAATATAAGTCGAAGAATGGTCGGTTTTGAAGTACTTTTTCTTGTATTGTTCTTGATTTAAATCTTTTACATTAGATGGCATGGTGAAATGACCGTAGGCCTTGCTTGGTTGAAACACCTATGTGAAAGGACAAaaatagggatgacaatggatctaaAAAAAATCTGAGATTTGCGGATACCCGTGTCTGTGATGGGCGGATAATATCAAAAATCTTTACCCGCGGGTGGGCGGTGGATGTAATCTTGTACCCGCTCACGGGTCGCgggtgggtgatggatgtaatagATCCGTTGCGGGTAAAATTCGATCCGAAAATCCGTAATAACCATTTGAATAATTCACGGATATACCCTTTCTAAATGGGTGAAAACCTCCACCTTGAATAAATGGACAATAGATAATAAATTACTCCGTATAAGTTTCTACATTCATCATATCATTTTGGTATCGAACTTTTTAGTAACCGGTGCATCTAACAACTAcacattatatgtattatataatcaaAGCATTTTGTTGTTTGTTTCGTTTATTAGACAATCTTATTAAATTTAATTTTTACTTATCACTTAAGTAATTCATCAACCTACTACTATATGATTAGGTTTGACAAATAAATTTTGAttgttaattttaaaatttttagcattacatatattagcaaaaaaataatattaatatatattttctcATTTTATTATATCAGAAACATGCGTATATGACTGAATGATGTTTTTCATGTCACTTTGAATAATGTAATGATATTTATTTTTGAGTTTTGAATAATTTACATATACTTCATGAATAAGATCCGCGGGTAAACCCGCAACCTGCGAATATCCGTGTGTACGTGCATGGATCTAAAAATAAATCCGTTAACCAAGATCCGTGGGCTAAAGGATCTTCAAAAAATCCGCGGATGCGGATGATGGATGTGGTGGAGCCGCGCCAATTACCCGCGTGTGTCATCCCTAGACAAAAATGATCTTTTTTTACTAAAGCCAAAAGTATATCTGGTTTTTGGTAGCGTTTGAACTACTTTgaaccaaggttgcaaaagacgtgagacggggtcgagacggtcggttcctaaaaaggtcgagattttcagggtcgagacgggggtcaagacggacgttgaccaaagttgacttttaaatatataagtataaaaatgcatatatgtatacatattttaaagctaaaaactttaattaattaatttgtacctataattgttatcatcgttaatttaatacaaaaaattcaaactaaaatacgatataTTTTACCGCTTTTACCGATTTTCTGGCTAttctgaattttgaccgactttgactcgatttttttcaattttgacccgaattttgaccgttgactgtcatattagacggttttcttcgagacgggacggaCTAGTCACCAAACCATTGAGACGGGCGTcgagacggctcgagacggggtgttttgcaacagtgctTTGAACTGAAAAGTCACTTAAGAGAACAAATGGAAATGAGATTTTGAGTAAACGGAGAAAAAGGGCGGAAAATCGTTTTTCGATGTAAAAAAATTATATTAGAAAACTACTTTGTAAAAGTCTAAGCTCGTTGGATAGGAAACTCGTTGTGTCGACTCATGATTTCACAATTAAACGTTGTTTAACTAGCTTACAATTACAATAAACGAA
This genomic interval carries:
- the LOC139900328 gene encoding uncharacterized protein, translating into MKTSSLVDCYSIVNPLLQQEEYQEVVSANLTGDTLYSLNLYCFYLELANNYSKPMVWIGIYIAAASILCIIAMGADLLHGFRNKKMWFPSKYFTLNAASITVISVAMKLSVDLNTYMPSYLDQATKLGSVAFMCTMMTNLMSSLASMDNKTLLANVIGLVILVITIIGNICIQISTGVINSTIDGMPTNLVIVTCIYVAMLLWLLIITISSAITIPSYKRMLELKYRAIDKENLDDQDKLASMVDKLRKYVRRNWVMAESGSPQFVKASNPLSSTSGIICVVILFIELNVMLEVKQRGNLTKETTDYKWSLFFIYITQFVGVVIGSIAPICRCFTISNFNFFIKWNNNHFMIFKVEKYWIQTLREWKESHTTFRSGSSWSKAIVNNMKNLIIEICIGIQSIIVVSSKMMRLIPIVLIIFVVYGSYCWKLLVGMLFTLPTLPVIDDVHKGLRDYVLQLEDEMELSDRMLNHISNALDNYMIQKVDKEQNKDLMVFLDTSTGFNGVKNFDIDQVEHLTSVKLVNSWSLPVVTLTCIAISLPNISKKNVDRLLKNVREGLSYTHQVEEIINDTSEYRNIQKAAMTLWHEVEEKCMWLENTIEESAFRGKTYVEILEWFANKGKEIVLEINKTTNKEVIMMNTPKKFIVANSMYRTAQTILCNYQVNGEKISKQELFGLLSSMIADILCACFTNMPQVIKMKCRERDIEIRESSVKAAAKLFGRTEEILRRLEVWELPSMEADKMGFIDEWRHHLLSIP